In Eriocheir sinensis breed Jianghai 21 chromosome 29, ASM2467909v1, whole genome shotgun sequence, a single genomic region encodes these proteins:
- the LOC127005063 gene encoding uncharacterized protein LOC127005063 isoform X1 produces the protein MAEPAPDTSGFSQDLFSPLQFCEVVQEGQTAHHHVKEEQQQQQQQQQQQQQVSQAQPHHTQQLASVTTSLPMPQVGSLVSLAGVTTSTATQHGHMQPQMVAHPHVQQQQHPHLLPQPHAQPRLLQQQQMAVQQATAQQQPMPQQQQQLMQQHQQQQQQVQQQQQQTQQQQQQQTQLIQPQQQQQAQQQQAQQQAAKQLQQQQVQTLQQIHQHLQQQQAQQHQQQQVVQQQQAVQQQQQQVQQQQQQQQQQQVQQTQEQQKQQQVQQQIQQAQQLQQSPSQAAPQPHSQPHSQPQQILTSVGSVQIVSGLQLNVTVQHAAAAAAVSANKVSSSVVATSPITTTSGATTVAPPLIVIVNNNSNTSTPNTTNNTPVGSSNGVINTSTSSSQTLPMAPTTSATTTTATTTTAAASTPTTKGTTNSEDVKPVPVKRTWRRPWKKKKEREKKQPVKKARRIKRKRIVVPKKNIIHIDPRNGPMIDTSMNHIKRESEEAINQLKQKRQRIKLNRNSGREYVNRLGKVVGARVIGAPCHCPLKCWERMGSKVLEIFNNFWDLSDFNLQNSYLFTCLKLCDVKRRYTKKPAEESRRQNTFEYFVRISGKHLRVCKRAFMSCHGLTSDKRLRTLFHQMKDGALVPEPDRRGKHLRPIKSPNGQVSPSSGQHAHHPHHPHHHQNETYNSGSNTSSKTKKARSSTKKKQNNKADAGTNANGKTMYTPPPPPISHMHPHCTPPPPPAHGATMQEPPHAYIPNGDIYFPGHYLEPHQTMAPPPMNQIPSCQKMLEGPAYFMAGMKENTFHQ, from the exons ATGGCCGAGCCTGCCCCAGACACATCAGGGTTCTCCCAGGACCTGTTCTCTCCACTGCAGTTTTGTGAGGTGGTGCAGGAGGGCCAGACAGCACACCACCATGttaaggaggagcagcagcagcagcaacaacaacagcagcagcagcagcaggtgtcacaagcacagccacaccacacacagcAACTGGCCTCCGTCACCACCTCCCTCCCAATGCCACAGGTTGGCTCCTTGGTGAGCCTTGCCGGGGTGACCACCAGCACAGCCACGCAGCATGGCCACATGCAGCCCCAGATGGTGGCCCACCCACATgtgcaacagcagcagcacccaCACTTGCTCCCTCAGCCCCACGCCCAGCCCAGACTCCTCCAGCAACAGCAGATGGCGGTGCAGCAGGCCACAGCACAACAGCAGCCAATgccacaacagcagcagcagctcatgcaacaacaccagcagcagcaacagcaagtccagcaacaacaacagcaaactcagcagcaacaacagcaacaaacacaATTAATACAaccacagcagcaacaacaggcACAGCAACAGCAGGCACAGCAACAGGCAGCAAAGCAACTTCAGCAGCAACAAGTCCAAACGCTGCAGCAAATACACCAACACCTACAGCAGCAGCAAGCCCAACAGCATCAACAGCAACAGGTTGTACAGCAGCAACAAGCAgtgcaacagcaacagcagcaagttcagcaacaacaacaacagcaacagcaacaacaagtacAGCAAACACAAGAACAGCAAAAACAGCAACAAGTACAGCAACAGATACAGCAGGCTCAGCAGCTCCAGCAGTCACCGTCCCAAGCAGCGCCACAGCCACACTCACAGCCACATTCACAGCCACAGCAGATCCTCACCTCAGTTGGCAGCGTCCAGATAGTCAGCGGGCTGCAGCTGAATGTTACGGTGCAGCacgcagcagcggcagcagctgTGTCAGCCAACAAGGTGTCCAGCTCTGTGGTGGCCAcctctcccatcaccaccacctccggcGCCACCACTGTTGCCCCGCCACTCATAGTCATcgtcaacaacaacagtaataccaGCACTCCCAACACCACGAACAACACCCCTGTGGGGAGCAGTAATGGCGTCAtcaacaccagcaccagcagcagccagACACTACCAATGGCACCAACCacttccgccaccaccaccacagccaccaccactaccgccgctgcctccacgcccaccaccaAGGGAACAACAAACAGTGAAGAT GTCAAGCCAGTGCCAGTGAAGAGAACGTGGCGTCGgccatggaagaagaagaaggagagggagaagaagcagCCGGTGAAGAAGGCGCGGCGGATCAAGAGGAAGCGCATCGTTGTCCCCAAGAAGAACATCATCCATATCGACCCCAGGAACGGACCCATg ATTGACACATCAATGAACCACAtcaagagggagagtgaagaggcCATCAACCAGCTGAAGCAGAAGAGGCAGCGCATCAAGCTGAACCGAAACTCTGGCAGGGAGTACGTCAACCGCCTCGGAAAG GTGGTGGGTGCGCGTGTGATTGGGGCGCCCTGCCACTGTCCCCTCAAGTGCTGGGAGCGCATGGGGTCCAAGGTGCTCGAGATCTTCAACAACTTCTGGGACCTGAGTGACTTCAACCTCCAGAATTCCTACCTCTTCACCTGCCTCAAGCTGTGTGATGTCAAGCGGCGATACACCAAGAAG ccgGCAGAGGAATCGCGGCGGCAGAACACGTTTGAGTACTTTGTGCGGATCAGCGGCAAGCACTTGAGGGTGTGCAAGCGGGCCTTCATGAGCTGCCACGGCCTGACCAGTGACAAACGGCTCCGCACACTCTTCCATCAGATGAAG GATGGAGCGCTGGTTCCCGAGCCCGACCGCCGGGGGAAGCATCTCCGTCCCATCAAGTCCCCGAATGGACAAGTCAGTCCCTCCAGCGGCCAGCAtgcccaccacccacaccacccacaccaccaccaaaacgagACCTACAACAGTGGCAGCAACACATCCAGCAAGACCAAGAAGGCTCGCAGCTCCACCAAGAAGAAGCAGAACAATAAGGCCGACGCAGGGACAAATGCCAATGGGAAGACCATGTACACGCCCCCGCCGCCTCCCATCAGCCACATGCACCCACACTGCACCCCGCCGCCCCCACCAGCACACGGAGCCACCATGCAGGAGCCGCCACATGCCTACATCCCCAACGGAGACATCTATTTCCCCGGGCATTACCTTGAGCCACACCAGACCATGGCCCCACCACCCATGAACCAGATCCCGTCGTGCCAGAAGATGCTGGAGGGCCCTGCCTACTTTATGGCTGGGATGAAGGAGAACACCTTCCACCAGTAG
- the LOC127005063 gene encoding uncharacterized protein LOC127005063 isoform X2 yields the protein MAEPAPDTSGFSQDLFSPLQFCEVVQEGQTAHHHVKEEQQQQQQQQQQQQQVSQAQPHHTQQLASVTTSLPMPQVGSLVSLAGVTTSTATQHGHMQPQMVAHPHVQQQQHPHLLPQPHAQPRLLQQQQMAVQQATAQQQPMPQQQQQLMQQHQQQQQQVQQQQQQTQQQQQQQTQLIQPQQQQQAQQQQAQQQAAKQLQQQQVQTLQQIHQHLQQQQAQQHQQQQVVQQQQAVQQQQQQVQQQQQQQQQQQVQQTQEQQKQQQVQQQIQQAQQLQQSPSQAAPQPHSQPHSQPQQILTSVGSVQIVSGLQLNVTVQHAAAAAAVSANKVSSSVVATSPITTTSGATTVAPPLIVIVNNNSNTSTPNTTNNTPVGSSNGVINTSTSSSQTLPMAPTTSATTTTATTTTAAASTPTTKGTTNSEDVKPVPVKRTWRRPWKKKKEREKKQPVKKARRIKRKRIVVPKKNIIHIDPRNGPMIDTSMNHIKRESEEAINQLKQKRQRIKLNRNSGREYVNRLGKVVGARVIGAPCHCPLKCWERMGSKVLEIFNNFWDLSDFNLQNSYLFTCLKLCDVKRRYTKKVEESRRQNTFEYFVRISGKHLRVCKRAFMSCHGLTSDKRLRTLFHQMKDGALVPEPDRRGKHLRPIKSPNGQVSPSSGQHAHHPHHPHHHQNETYNSGSNTSSKTKKARSSTKKKQNNKADAGTNANGKTMYTPPPPPISHMHPHCTPPPPPAHGATMQEPPHAYIPNGDIYFPGHYLEPHQTMAPPPMNQIPSCQKMLEGPAYFMAGMKENTFHQ from the exons ATGGCCGAGCCTGCCCCAGACACATCAGGGTTCTCCCAGGACCTGTTCTCTCCACTGCAGTTTTGTGAGGTGGTGCAGGAGGGCCAGACAGCACACCACCATGttaaggaggagcagcagcagcagcaacaacaacagcagcagcagcagcaggtgtcacaagcacagccacaccacacacagcAACTGGCCTCCGTCACCACCTCCCTCCCAATGCCACAGGTTGGCTCCTTGGTGAGCCTTGCCGGGGTGACCACCAGCACAGCCACGCAGCATGGCCACATGCAGCCCCAGATGGTGGCCCACCCACATgtgcaacagcagcagcacccaCACTTGCTCCCTCAGCCCCACGCCCAGCCCAGACTCCTCCAGCAACAGCAGATGGCGGTGCAGCAGGCCACAGCACAACAGCAGCCAATgccacaacagcagcagcagctcatgcaacaacaccagcagcagcaacagcaagtccagcaacaacaacagcaaactcagcagcaacaacagcaacaaacacaATTAATACAaccacagcagcaacaacaggcACAGCAACAGCAGGCACAGCAACAGGCAGCAAAGCAACTTCAGCAGCAACAAGTCCAAACGCTGCAGCAAATACACCAACACCTACAGCAGCAGCAAGCCCAACAGCATCAACAGCAACAGGTTGTACAGCAGCAACAAGCAgtgcaacagcaacagcagcaagttcagcaacaacaacaacagcaacagcaacaacaagtacAGCAAACACAAGAACAGCAAAAACAGCAACAAGTACAGCAACAGATACAGCAGGCTCAGCAGCTCCAGCAGTCACCGTCCCAAGCAGCGCCACAGCCACACTCACAGCCACATTCACAGCCACAGCAGATCCTCACCTCAGTTGGCAGCGTCCAGATAGTCAGCGGGCTGCAGCTGAATGTTACGGTGCAGCacgcagcagcggcagcagctgTGTCAGCCAACAAGGTGTCCAGCTCTGTGGTGGCCAcctctcccatcaccaccacctccggcGCCACCACTGTTGCCCCGCCACTCATAGTCATcgtcaacaacaacagtaataccaGCACTCCCAACACCACGAACAACACCCCTGTGGGGAGCAGTAATGGCGTCAtcaacaccagcaccagcagcagccagACACTACCAATGGCACCAACCacttccgccaccaccaccacagccaccaccactaccgccgctgcctccacgcccaccaccaAGGGAACAACAAACAGTGAAGAT GTCAAGCCAGTGCCAGTGAAGAGAACGTGGCGTCGgccatggaagaagaagaaggagagggagaagaagcagCCGGTGAAGAAGGCGCGGCGGATCAAGAGGAAGCGCATCGTTGTCCCCAAGAAGAACATCATCCATATCGACCCCAGGAACGGACCCATg ATTGACACATCAATGAACCACAtcaagagggagagtgaagaggcCATCAACCAGCTGAAGCAGAAGAGGCAGCGCATCAAGCTGAACCGAAACTCTGGCAGGGAGTACGTCAACCGCCTCGGAAAG GTGGTGGGTGCGCGTGTGATTGGGGCGCCCTGCCACTGTCCCCTCAAGTGCTGGGAGCGCATGGGGTCCAAGGTGCTCGAGATCTTCAACAACTTCTGGGACCTGAGTGACTTCAACCTCCAGAATTCCTACCTCTTCACCTGCCTCAAGCTGTGTGATGTCAAGCGGCGATACACCAAGAAGGTAG AGGAATCGCGGCGGCAGAACACGTTTGAGTACTTTGTGCGGATCAGCGGCAAGCACTTGAGGGTGTGCAAGCGGGCCTTCATGAGCTGCCACGGCCTGACCAGTGACAAACGGCTCCGCACACTCTTCCATCAGATGAAG GATGGAGCGCTGGTTCCCGAGCCCGACCGCCGGGGGAAGCATCTCCGTCCCATCAAGTCCCCGAATGGACAAGTCAGTCCCTCCAGCGGCCAGCAtgcccaccacccacaccacccacaccaccaccaaaacgagACCTACAACAGTGGCAGCAACACATCCAGCAAGACCAAGAAGGCTCGCAGCTCCACCAAGAAGAAGCAGAACAATAAGGCCGACGCAGGGACAAATGCCAATGGGAAGACCATGTACACGCCCCCGCCGCCTCCCATCAGCCACATGCACCCACACTGCACCCCGCCGCCCCCACCAGCACACGGAGCCACCATGCAGGAGCCGCCACATGCCTACATCCCCAACGGAGACATCTATTTCCCCGGGCATTACCTTGAGCCACACCAGACCATGGCCCCACCACCCATGAACCAGATCCCGTCGTGCCAGAAGATGCTGGAGGGCCCTGCCTACTTTATGGCTGGGATGAAGGAGAACACCTTCCACCAGTAG